The segment tgatggccaccCTTGTACGGAGGCCAACAATGGTATTTGATGTCTGCAAAGATAAGTGTGATATCTGAGACAAACAAAACCTTCACATAATGAACCCCTATTTGCTCCCTGTGTAGAGAATGCATTTTTCTTATCAATTCATAAAAAATCATTGGAAGGTGAATGTGCACAAGATTGATATTATTTGTTAGCCTTTTCATATTTGCCAAGTTGCCAGTATACTTGCCATATTTGCCCTTCAGTTCATTGAGTCATACGATTGGATCCACATTATTTTACAAAAGTATAAATATATATCTTTAAAAAATGAACTGAAAACTCTACATCATGAACCGTTAAAACAAATAATAGACCCTGCAACAAAAGCCTTGTGTACCTGACACTTTTTAATTTGATGAGTTTGATTTTAGTAGCTACTCCAAAGTTTATTTCAGAGTTTCTGTTCGAAATTCATGGTATTTTAATTTGTCAAGTCATATAGAGGTTTGTTTTGCCCCATGCCAAGTCCAAGCCTAAAATGTTCTGCGAATCCAAGCTGTGTCCAAGTATTAATACTATGGCCCATGGATAACATATTCTTTTGTCATGGTACGTGCCAAGGAGCCTGCCGGCAAGGTAATATGTCCTCTTTCACCTAATTACACTTGCCTTTAGCTGCATTGTTAGCTTCTGGCGAGACAATAAATTTGATAGATGGGCTTTGGACAGTACCTTAGTATCCTCATAATTACATATTTCTTTGAGTGAACAAGTTGTTAAGGTAAAGAAAACAAAGGTGACAGTAACCGTGTCAAAGGACAGCAAAAGATCTTAAAAAAATTATGGCCTTCTTTTGGATGTGATCATTGATGGCTAACACATATGAATGAAATCGATGACCTCTGGTGTCACACTTTCATGAGTCCGTTATCTGATGATTTACCATGTCAATGATCTTGAAATAGGATTGAAAGAAAAAACGTGAATCAATAGTTTTCAGATAATAATCCCAGAAGCTAGCCATCAGGGATAACAGTGCAAGAATTTTGATGCATGCCCAAAGGTTTTCGTCTTTTGAACTTCTTGTTTTCTGTGTTAAATGTTCTtccttgcttttttttttttgaatataaaGCTTTTACTTGAATATGCCTTAGTGATCCTGACAATATATATCTATTTTTTCCATCTTCGAGATGCAGGTTTTGGTCCTGAGGGGGTTTTAAGTTATGCATTCCCCATAGTCTAAGCACAGTCAAGTGGGCAAAGGGAATTTTGATGCATGCCCAAAGGTTTTCGTCTTTTGAACTTCTTGTTTTTTGTGTTAAATGTTCTtccttgctttttttttttttgattataaAGCTTTTACTTGAATATGCCTTAGTGATCCTGACAATATAGATCTATTTTTTCCATCTTCAAGATGCAGGTTTTGGTCCTGAGGGGGTTTTAAGTTATGCATTCCCCATGGTCTAAGCACAGTCAAGTGGGCAAAGGGTTTCAGAATACATAGTAAATCTTTAAAATATCCACATCTTTTGATATGTTTGACATGATGCCCTTCGTAGAGGCTGATATACAAATTTTAATCGTTTTTTTCGTAGGAAAAATATCTCCAGAAGGTATAGCAGGGAGGTGAATATAACTGGAGATTGTCTTAGATATTTACGTAAAAGTTATATGATCTGACTAAATTCATCCAATTTTTGGGAATATCTTTGGTGATGCCCATCGCTCGATTTTTGTTTACTTCCTCTCGGAATTCCCTTGACGACTAGAGACTTGTTTCAGGTTCTTATTGCAAAAGGATTGATTCAGGGCAGGCATTTGAATAGAAAATTTATAATGGGTTTagcactaatgacaaatatatgcTCAAATCTCAAAGAACAGTGAATACAGATCTTTCCACCTGTACATCTCGTCATCTTGCTTAACTGATTCCATGTTCAACAAATCAACATTCTTTAGGATCTCAGTCTCGAAACCTTCCTTCATCGGTGTTTAATCTTCTGTTCACATTCTTACCCTACATTTATTGTCATGTATACGCATCAAGGATTGAACATCTGAATGGTACCCAAAAGCTACCCCTGGATTGCACCTGGCTTCATCCCTTTTTGCAGCCACACATGCTGGAGCTTCTTAGCTGTCCACAAGAAGAAAACGCTGCTGGACTCAGGAGCCGTAGAGCAGCCAAGCACAGTAATCGCCTCTTCAACAATTAAACAATTAAGATATATCTAGAGTTGGCTACTGGGGCACAGAACGGAGCTTTTACACAACAATAAAGGCCTCTTACCAGATGGTTATGGCCGATCAATTTTTATTTTCAAGATGGGTAATCCCCATGAGGAAAATCCGTTCCATCAAATCAAATTCTAACATGATAATACCAGGATTACTATACTCATTAAAATTAAAGAAGCGCATACAACATCTGTATAGACATGTTTCCTAGAAGACAGAATAATGCACCAGGGAGCTGGTTACTACGACGCAGAACTAAGCTTGAACACAACAATAAAGGCTTCTTACAGATGGGTATGGCCTATGAAATGTTACTTTCAAGCTAGGTGGTCACCAGAAGGAAAATCCACTCTACCAAATCAATTTCCAACATTTAGCAATACCAGGAATACCATATTTATTAAAATCAAAGATTCAATTACAACATTAATATACTGTATAGACATGTTTCCTAAAACACGAGATTGTGCACTATGGACCACAGGGATTACCTCCAAAGTGTGCAGTATGGTAGCTACATGCACGAGGGTGGTTCTGCTGTGGATCAAACTGCTTTTTGCAATTCCTGCAAGTCTTAAATGCGATATTGGAATTATTAGTTTCGGCACTGCACCTTATCAGGGTTCTGGAACTCGTTAGAGAGCAGGGACGTCCTCCATTACAAGGACTCCAAGGTGGAATCCTTTTCGAAGAGGTCAGTGCATTAATACAGTTGGAGACACCTGTTGTCCTAAATGGGTTGCAAGAGGATGCCATTGCCTTGCCCTCCCCAGAATGTCCTAGCGCTTGTGAGTATCTTGTCCATATATACCCACGAGTTTTTGTGATTATGTAGCCCACGAGCACATTGGGCTATTTGGTACAACTAAAGTGGGGCATAAAGTATATTATTTTATGGAGATATATGTTGCGTTAAACGTTTCGGGTTTAAAAGCGTCCAGCTCGGAAAATATAACTGAAAGGCACCTCAGTATTTTACCCTTGCGCTAAATAAAATGTTCGGGGAGAACGCTGGTGTGAGGATCCTGTGGGTATGGGCAGTTGGAACTTTGGGAGGTGATTATTTCTTCATGTAACACTATTCTTTCCGCTTTTCTGCAGCTTAAAATGTTGAATGATTAACCCATTTGCACTTTCTCTTTTGCGGGTTAAAAAGTTATGTTTCTTCATTGATTTTTTATTGAACTGTGGCCGTTTGATCTTGCTTAACATCTTCCCCCGTATGAGAGTAATACTTAGTCTGAGAGAAGAAATGTTGTGTTTATTATTCGATTAGgctacaatgacaactcaacccaTATACTGTAAAAGAGCATTTCATTTAAAAGACCTTATTTCATGCCCTAAGAGAACCGGATGAGAAAACATGGGAATTTGTGATTGCTATGTGTTTTGAACTCAAAATGCTATTGAGAGATCTGCAAGAGCCACTTTGCACTTGTTGATATTTATTAAACTAAACAATTTTCACATATCTTTTAGCTCTTTTGCCTCTTAGATGGTGTTTTCGTGGACAGGGCTTCCCAATTTTTTTAGCAGGTGACGCTAATCAAATTTAGGATCATTTTGCAGTAAAATTACCCCATACAATATGGAACTTTTAGCTACATCACAGGTTGTCAAGCCTCCTCCGAAATTGCCATTGAATATTGTATTGGGAAATTATCAGATAATTTAGAATTTATTCTTATTCAAGACCACTTGTAGGTTGCATCGTTGCAATGAAATCTATCAAGCAGTTATTGCAAACACAGTCCCCCCTTTGCAGCCGTCACTAAAAACCTCCTCTACAAGGGATCTTTATTTTTTTATGCTCTAGTTCTAGGTGGATCGGCATGTTAAGGTTTACTACTGAGTTTGGTCATTAGGTCAAAATGAAGGGGCACACAATTTGGGTATAAAGTTAATAACCAATATAAAAGGTAAATGGAAAGAATCACTTTTTAGGGTTCCATTAAAAGATTAATGAAAAGggtattcacatttgcataataaAGAAGAAACACAAATAATGATCATATTATCGAACTCATCCGTCCTTCAAATATAACTTCCCAAACTATCATTTTATGGGGatgcaattaattatttttaatatgaatAATAAACAACATGTCACTAAGATGACTTCATTACAGTACCTAAACACTAATATTCAAACACTCCACCTCAAGGTTTACATTTTTCGTAAGAAAACATATTGATTGAAACAAACAAATACATATTTTTTAgaaacttctttgaaaaacaattccAAAGCCAAGTAAAACTCTATCAAGCTGCCTCATTACCCTTGAAAGGGTGTAGCTCCTAAATTAAATTCTAGTTTCCAAATTATGACCTCCCCAAACTACTAAATCCCAAATCTCCCAAATCATTAGACAACATTCCATGTTGAGCTACATTCATAGTGCTCCATCATGTTGTCTCATGACCACCCTTTGAAAGGTATAATTCCAAGATCCACATACTCCCAAACTATCTAAGCAACAATCCATATTGAGTTCAATAGATCCCTTCTTGTCTTCAAAAACAAACTTCACAATATATGCATTTTTCTGTTCTTTCAACATCAAAAAGGGAAACAAAAAACATATGCTTCTTCTACAAAGCACCATCTCTAAGCTAGAAGCTGACTTTAAGATGATGAAAAACCTCCAAGTTGTGTGACCCTTTTTCTTACGAGTCCAAATTGTGAACCTTTTATTACAATAATAACATTCAATTTCCCCTATGATTTTATCAAATCTCTTACCATTGCTTCGTGAGTTTAATACATACTCATGTTGAGATACAACTTCtatcttttttgcattttttttttttttcgttcaTTAAAAGGATTGCAATCACATTTTTTAGGGTTTGAGAAGTAATCTGACTGAATGTAAAAATAACATTAATGTATTTTGAAGGCACATTGTTGCCTTGGCATCTTCATCGTCTACTAGAGCCTTAACTTTGAAGTTTTAGAGAAAACTTCGCATTAAATATTTTTGCTCCAAACATTTTATTCTAATTATCCTAAATCTCTGTTGACCATTTGTACATTATGTAATTCAATGTCAAATAGAACAAGACCAAACATATCTAAGGCTTCTACATTTTTTTAATGTCAATTCATTAACTTATTTACATCCGTAGGTGATGTTTCATTTCCATTCACTATTCCCCATAAGTTTTTATTACTAAAGTGATTAACTGAGAGGAAAGATCCCCAGATTTGATGTATTGATGCTTCTGCAACAGAGAGCTCGTCTACCAAGACCCAAGAGACATGATGTTCACCTTTGAAATTGTCATCTCCTAGGTGTGTTAAAAATTTA is part of the Cryptomeria japonica chromosome 10, Sugi_1.0, whole genome shotgun sequence genome and harbors:
- the LOC131042770 gene encoding uncharacterized protein LOC131042770 produces the protein MASSCNPFRTTGVSNCINALTSSKRIPPWSPCNGGRPCSLTSSRTLIRCSAETNNSNIAFKTCRNCKKQFDPQQNHPRACSYHTAHFGGETRRKFESVHTGGTMNTPDGGKISQYWHCCGSEDPFDVGCVAAPHSSYDD